One Purpureocillium takamizusanense chromosome 1, complete sequence genomic window carries:
- a CDS encoding uncharacterized protein (COG:S~TransMembrane:3 (i12-32o101-122i134-152o)~EggNog:ENOG503P6QZ), with the protein MSSTLGLDASKNVSLFTIPIVFIATCLAPHAYAISSAGKTYDISNPRFFLPNVAKDESLDKTLRQRIIRAEGASQNGFENLGLFASGVVAANVAGVAAPEISALSVGYLVARLAYVVAYVHLGANRRLAPVRSLVYMASTGLLLAIWVRAGLKLMLQG; encoded by the exons ATGAGTTCTAcactcggcctcgacgcctccAAGAACGTCTCCCTGTTCACG ATCcccatcgtcttcatcgcgacgtgcctcgcgccgcacgcctacgccatctcctcggccggcaAGACGTACGACATTAGCAACCCGCGCTTCTTTCTGCCAAAcgtggccaaggacgagtCGCTCGACAAGACG ctGAGGCAGCGCATCatccgcgccgagggcgcctcGCAAAACGGCTTCGAGAACCTCGGCCTCTTTGCCAgcggcgttgtcgccgcaaacgtcgctggcgtcgccgcccccgagaTCAGCGCCCTCTCCGTCGGctacctcgtcgcccgcctcgcctaCGTCGTGGCCTacgtccacctcggcgccaaTCGCAGGCTCGCGCCCGTTCGCTCCCTCGTCTACATGGCCTCGACCGGCCTCTTGCTGGCCATCTgggtccgcgccggcctcaAGCTGATGCTGCAGGGATGA
- a CDS encoding uncharacterized protein (EggNog:ENOG503PTDQ~SECRETED:SignalP(1-21~SECRETED:cutsite=SSA-AV~SECRETED:prob=0.3923)), which yields MSPVPSTRTALVLLLAGLSSAAVLPEEAARRHEPVARGGTPTKTLSPRDPSAAAAAVAAAAVTPSVSLPVACDFTYCDGSSSWCFYWAGVTAYDSKGAPIPGETRTNLGPCGAATTATPR from the coding sequence atgtcgcCGGTTCCATCGACGCGGACCGCCCTCGTGCTCCTCCTGGCCGGcctctcctcggccgccgtcctgcccgaggaagccgcccgtcgacacgagcccgtcgcccgaggcggcaCGCCCACCAAGACGCTCTCGCCCCGGGACCcctctgccgctgctgctgccgtcgccgctgccgctgtcacgccctccgtctccctccccgtcgcctGCGACTTCACCTACTGCGACGGGTCCTCGTCGTGGTGCTTCTATTGGGCCGGCGTGACCGCGTACGACTCCAAGGGCGCCCCCATCCCGGGAGAGACGAGGACCAACCTCGGCCcatgcggcgccgccaccaccgcgactCCTCGGTag
- the NRK1_1 gene encoding ribosylnicotinamide kinase (COG:F~EggNog:ENOG503P06U) produces the protein MAASGGGQTTLIVGLSGCSCSGKSTLARLLRDVFSPRCLVLHEDDFYKPASQLPRRNGFVDWDCAEAIDVPALADALSYVRAHASLPPDLTSRHGRQDQEFLDGCTVPPAVVSQLAHTLRSSLPATTTTTTTTTTTVKPTPRVCIVEGFILYGVPSMAAAIAPLLDVRCFVRASRARVAARRRRRDAYMCARWEGFWADPPGYVDEVVWPNYARVHAWMFEGGDVEGRFAEERLRREGVEAMVRGPVDADMEGALRWLFDVILGELLQRCA, from the exons ATGGCggcaagcggcggcgggcaaacCACACTCATCGTGGGCCTCTCGGGCTGCTCCTGCAGCGGCAAGTCGACgctcgcgcgcctcctccgcgaCGTCTTCTCCCCCCGGTGCCTCGTCCTGCACGAGGATGACTTTTACAAGCCAGCGTCGCA gctGCCGCGCAGaaacggcttcgtcgactGGGActgcgccgaggccatcgacgtGCCGGCCTTGGCGGATGCGCTGTCGTATGTTCGCGCGCATGCATCTCTGCCC CCTGACCTGACGAGCCGTCACGGCCGTCAAGACCAAGAATTCCTCGACGGTTGcacggtgccgccggccgtcgtctcccagCTCGCACACACGCTACGCTCGTCTCTGcccgcaacgacgacgacgacgacgacgacgacgacgacggtgaagCCAACCCCGCGCGTCTGCATCGTCGAGGGCTTCATCCTGTACGGCGTCCccagcatggccgccgccatagCACCCCTGCTCGACGTCCGGTGCTTCgtgcgggcgtcgcgcgccagggtggcggcgcgccggcggcggcgggacgcgTACATGTGCGCTCGGTGGGAGGGCTTCTGGGCCGACCCGCCGGGGTACGTGGACGAGGTCGTTTGGCCCAACTACGCGAGGGTGCACGCGTGGATGTTTGAGGGCGGAGACGTGGAGGGGCGGTTCGCGGAGGAGCGGCTGCGGAGGGAGGGCGTTGAAGCCATGGTGCGTGGGCCGGTGGACGCGGACATGGAGGGGGCGCTGCGGTGGTTGTTTGACGTTATACTAggggagctgctgcagagATGCGCCTAG
- a CDS encoding uncharacterized protein (EggNog:ENOG503NU5S~COG:C): MSSLRSLRPMSRHSSNTLNAASSRQPSSLLPSVAAATTNNSSSSHQIRTHRTAAIDTGPCSKTTMQNPVIVVGAGLAGLTASFAALRAGSPVILLERAAAAGGNSIKASSGINGAPTVYQSDSVHDTFFYDDTVRSAGSRMRSAERPRREALIAQLTNRSAAAIDFLVNDIGVDLSVVSLMGGHSVARTHRGGGGTPPGWSIVKAMLDSLKRDMRFQLRTEHEVTQLLTSPRVDGEDGTATVTGVEVAHWGEMTRLHGPVVFATGGFAGDADGLLARYRPDLAGCPSTNSPRPGMHGLLTAVGAELVDMEGVQIHPTGFIDPAKPNEGGKILAAEMLRGEGGILLHEGRRFVNEMGTREHVSDIIMKLPLHRESTGTNGSVAPRQWDVQLLLDPGAFARTKTNVNFYLSKGLMSKRKVKELDETTRETLREYAGIVAGQNDDSFGRTAFGHWTLRWEDGVVDEADVYVGRVTPVVHFTMGGAVIDEQSRVLASSLSAPAARPVKGLWAAGEITGGIHGDNRLGGSSLLECVVYGLVAGEEASKYGKTLDDAAAGRASHSSSSQDMEPSRSGWKDL, encoded by the coding sequence ATGTCGAGCTTGCGGTCGCTACGCCCAATGTCCCGGCACTCGAGCAACACTCTGAACGCGGCTTCATCACGACAACCGTCGTCATTgctgccgtccgtcgccgccgccaccaccaacaaTTCGTCATCGTCTCATCAGATCCGAACGCACcgaaccgccgccatcgacacgGGCCCCTGTTCGAAGACCACGATGCAGAATCCCGTCATCGTGGTgggcgcgggcctcgccggcctgacggcctccttcgccgccctccgtgccggctcgcccgtcatcctcctcgagcgagccgccgcggccggtggTAACAGCATCAAGGCGTCTTCGGGAATCAACGGCGCCCCGACCGTCTATCAGTCGGACTCCGTGCACGACACTTTCTTCTACGACGACACGGTCCGCAGCGCCGGCTCGCGCATGCGCTCGGCGGAGAGGCCCCGACGGGAGGCCTTGATAGCGCAGCTGACCaaccgctccgccgccgccatcgatTTCCTCGTCAATGacatcggcgtcgacctgaGCGTAGTGTCGCTGATGGGCGGGCACTCGGTGGCGCGGAcgcaccgcggcggcggaggcacCCCGCCCGGCTGGTCCATCGTTAAAGCCATGCTAGATTCCCTGAAGCGAGACATGAGGTTCCAGCTGCGCACGGAGCACGAGGTCACCCAGCTCCTGACCTCCCCCcgggtcgacggcgaggatggcaccgccaccgtcacgggcgtcgaggtcgcgcacTGGGGCGAGATGACGCGGCTCCAcgggcccgtcgtcttcgcaacgggcggcttcgcgggcgacgccgacggccttcTCGCGCGGTACAGGCCCGACCTCGCTGGGTGCCCGAGCACTAACAGCCCGCGACCCGGGATGCATGGTCTCTTGACGGCGGTGGGggccgagctggtcgacaTGGAGGGCGTGCAGATCCATCCCACGGGCTTCATCGATCCGGCGAAGCCCAACGAGGGGGGTAAGATTCTCGCGGCGGAGATGCtccgcggcgaggggggcATCCTACTGCACGAGGGACGGCGGTTCGTCAACGAGATGGGTACGCGCGAACATGTCAGCGACATCATCATGAAGCTTCCCTTGCACCGTGAGTCGACGGGGACAAACGGGAGTGTCGCGCCGAGGCAGTGGGAtgtgcagctgctgcttgaCCCGGGGGCCTTTGCCCGCACAAAGACCAACGTCAACTTTTACCTGAGCAAGGGCCTCATGTCCAagcgcaaggtcaaggagcttgATGAGACGACGCGGGAGACGCTCAGGGAATACGCGGGCATCGTCGCGGGCCAGAACGATGACAGCTTCGGCAGGACGGCATTTGGGCACTGGACGCTCCGCTgggaggacggcgtcgtcgacgaggccgacgtgtACGTCGGGCGGGTCACGCCCGTGGTGCACTTCACtatgggcggcgccgtcatcgacgagcaGAGCCGCGTCCTGGCATCATCGCtgagcgcgcccgcggcccggcCGGTCAAGGGGCTGTGGGCCGCGGGTGAGATCACGGGCGGCATCCACGGCGACAACCGGCTGGGCGGTTCGTCGCTGCTCGAGTGCGTCGTctacggcctcgtcgccggggaggaggcaAGCAAATAtggcaagacgctcgacgacgccgccgccgggcgagCGTCgcactcgtcgtcctcccaGGATATGGAGCCTTCGCGCTCAGGGTGGAAAGACTTGTAG
- a CDS encoding uncharacterized protein (COG:G~EggNog:ENOG503NU40~TransMembrane:11 (i74-94o114-135i147-166o186-205i237-257o263-285i376-399o451-469i476-497o565-585i597-616o)): MSSPPRAEASDGHDERPLLAQWGVDEALRRSMEDGGVRNDETSPLLSSNASSAGPPANGAAAAKAVDETQTTKSMWYMTMLTISVGGLQIAWSVELSNGSPYLLSLGLSKSLMALVWIAGPMTGTLVVPYVGVLSDHSRRPWGKRRPYMVGGSVATILGLLFLAWAREIVGGILSIFGADPASEGVKTVIIIAAVVGIYVLDIAINTVQAAIRAFMVDCAPAHQQELANAMASRLTGVGNIVGFIAGYIDLPAHLWFLGDTQFKILCVIACVALGVSIALSTLTIHERDPRADGSPAKKAPGFVPFFLTIFKSIKRLPPQTRRVCQVQFCAWVGFFPLLFYTSSYIGDIYIQPYLEQNPHMTPEELDKLYEKATRVGTFALLINAIVSLSTNVFLPFFIAPTFDSQPVSATNAPGHGTGMTTTMTTTVDSEGRGRPWLERLRIPGFTLKRAWLGSLALFAGAMFCTLFVRSVRGATALIGLAGVTWAMALWAPWAIISAEISRQNAINRAKKLQDMSCQADVPSTSLPSLNGELSHGASPGAHVDEEEDEEETDRTGVILGIHNMAIAVPQIIATVGSSIIFKFLQKPRGTPGDRSMAVVMALGGGFVLLSCFFAVSVRDRPPELPEEVVVEEQLEAPGGEASSH, from the coding sequence ATGAGCTCGCCCCCCCGCGCCGAAGCCTCTGACGGGCACGACGagcggccgctgctcgcgcagtggggcgtcgacgaggctctgCGGCGTTCCAtggaagatggcggcgtcaGAAATGACGAGACGTCGCCTCTCCTCAGCAGCAATGCCTCGAGCGCGGGCCCCCctgccaacggcgccgccgcggcgaaagccgtcgacgagacccAGACGACTAAGAGCATGTGGTACATGACCATGCTGACCATCAGCGTGGGCGGCCTGCAGATAGCATGGTCCGTCGAGCTGTCCAACGGGTCGCCTTATCTGCTCTCCCTGGGCCTCAGCAAGTCCCTGATGGCCCTGGTCTGGATCGCCGGCCCGATGACGGGCACCCTGGTGGTGCCGTACGTCGGCGTGCTGAGCGACCACAGCAGGCGCCCTTGGGGCAAGCGGCGACCGTACATGGTTGGCGGCTCAGTTGCCACGATACTCGGGCTGCTGTTCCTGGCGTGGGCACGGGAGATTGTGGGAGGCATTTTGAGCATCTTCGGTGCGGATCCCGCTTCCGAAGGGGTCAAgaccgtcatcatcatcgccgccgtcgtcggcatctaTGTGCTGGATATCGCCATCAACACCGTGCAGGCGGCGATCCGCGCTTTCATGGTTGATTGCGCCCCGGCCCATCAGCAGgagctcgccaacgccatggccagccGCCTCACCGGCGTGGGCAACATTGTCGGGTTCATTGCCGGATACATCGACCTGCCCGCACATCTGTGGTTCCTGGGCGACACGCAGTTCAAGATCCTCTGCGTAATCGCCTGCGTCGCGCTGGGTGTGTCGATTGCGCTAAGCACGCTGACGATCCACGAGAGAGACCCGCGGGCAGACGGCTCGCCCGCCAAGAAAGCCCCCGGTTTCGTGCCCTTCTTTCTCACAATCTTCAAGTCCATCAAACGACTCCCACCGCAGACCAGACGAGTCTGCCAGGTGCAGTTTTGTGCCTGGGTCGGCTTCTTCCCGCTTCTGTTCTACACATCGTCTTACATCGGAGATATCTATATACAGCCTTATCTCGAGCAGAACCCCCACATGACTCCTGAGGAACTCGACAAGCTGTACGAGAAGGCGACGCGGGTTGGGACCTTTGCTCTTCTTATCAACGCCATTGTTAGCCTCTCTACGAACGTGTTTCTGCCGTTCTTCATCGCCCCGACCTTTGATAGCCAACCAGTCAGCGCAACCAACGCCCCGGGTCATGGAACagggatgacgacgacgatgacgacgacggtagATTCCGAAGGTCGTGGGCGCCCATGGCTGGAACGTCTCCGAATCCCAGGGTTCACGCTGAAGCGGGCATGGCTCGGCTCGCTGGCACTCTTCGCTGGGGCCATGTTTTGCACGCTCTTCGTCCGCTCCGTCAGAGGCGCCACAGCTCTCATCGGCTTGGCGGGTGTTACGTGGGCTATGGCTCTTTGGGCTCCATGGGCCATCATCAGCGCAGAGATAAGTCGGCAGAACGCCATTAATAGGGCGAAGAAGCTTCAAGATATGTCTTGCCAAGCCGACGTCCCGAGTACAAGCCTTCCTTCCTTGAACGGCGAATTGAGCCATGGAGCGAGCCCGGGAGCACATGtggacgaagaagaagacgaggaagagacGGACCGCACCGGCGTGATTCTGGGGATCCACAACATGGCCATTGCCGTGCCCCAGATTATCGCGACGGTAGGATCCAGCATCATCTTCAAATTCCTGCAGAAGCCGCGCGGGACGCCTGGTGACCGCAGCATGGCCGTGGTCATGGCGCTCGGCGGGGGTTTCGTGTTGCTGTCGTGCTTCTTTGCCGTCAGCGTGAGGGATCGCCCCCCTGAGCTGccggaggaggtggtggttgaggagcagctcgaggcgcccGGGGGCGAGGCTTCAAGTCACTAG
- a CDS encoding uncharacterized protein (COG:O~SECRETED:SignalP(1-19~SECRETED:cutsite=ADA-AQ~SECRETED:prob=0.6873)~CAZy:GH16~EggNog:ENOG503Q41Q), whose protein sequence is MRFSTTHLAAGALLASADAAQTRFSYNLQVSFDQSNFFNSFDFHNGPDPTRGFVEYVDQATAQQAGLIRAGQGNGSVYMGVDHTSVNPANGRKSVRITSKQSFTKGLFIADIAHMPGSICGVWPAYWMFGPDWPSSGEIDIIEGVNTQTQNAVTLHTSPGCVMSNVGTLASTLLESGNCGSGTASGGCQQRTTDNQNYGDGFNDIKGGVYATEWTSDHIAVWFFPRGRIPQDITSGQPNPDSWSHPLARFAGGLGCNIDSHFTKNNIVFDTTFCGDWAGHPQVWGANAECTAKSYSCKDYVSNNPADFKDAFWEVNSVKVYQLGASRGNPGQGNTTTRATPTATIPVPSSTILVPSSSLVVSTPTPYIPAASRAVSTRRKQSPPVPSSNAPAPTYALEQVPTTNEYVAKVTVTKYATQWVPNPPEKTPSSEVAPPSHVASTPPHGANLGGFNAEGIYVAKPWTA, encoded by the coding sequence atgcgTTTCTCCACGACTCAcctcgccgctggcgcgcTGCTTGCTTCagctgacgccgcccagaCCCGATTCTCGTACAATCTCCAGGTCTCCTTCGACCAATCCAACTTCTTCAACTCGTTCGACTTCCACAATGGACCGGATCCCAcgcgcggcttcgtcgagtACGTCGACCAGGCCACCGCGCAACAAGCCGGTCTCATTCGGGCCGGCCAGGGTAACGGCAGCGTTTACATGGGCGTCGACCACACCAGTGTCAACCCAGCCAATGGCCGCAAGTCGGTGCGTATCACGTCGAAGCAGTCCTTCACCAAGGGTCTCTTCATTGCCGACATCGCCCACATGCCCGGCTCCATCTGCGGCGTCTGGCCTGCCTATTGGATGTTTGGCCCCGACTGGCCGTCTTCTGGGGAAATCGACATCATCGAGGGTGTCAACACCCAAACGCAAAACGCCGTGACGCTCCACACGTCTCCTGGCTGCGTCATGTCCAACGTCGGCACCCTCGCCTCGACGCTGCTTGAGTCGGGTAACTGTGGCTCAggcaccgccagcggcggctgccaaCAAAGGACAACCGACAATCAGAATTACGGAGACGGCTTCAACGACATCAAGGGTGGCGTTTATGCCACTGAGTGGACGTCAGATCACATCGCCGTTTGGTTCTTCCCCCGCGGCCGCATTCCCCAGGACATCACATCGGGCCAACCCAACCCTGACTCCTGGAGCCACCCCTTGGCCCgcttcgccggcggcctgggctgcAACATTGACTCTCACTTCACCAAGAACAACATCGTCTTCGACACCACCTTCTGCGGCGACTGGGCCGGACACCCCCAGGTATGGGGGGCCAACGCCGAGTGCACCGCCAAGTCGTACTCGTGCAAAGACTATGTGTCCAACAACCCGGCCGACTTCAAGGACGCCTTCTGGGAGGTCAATTCGGTCAAGGTCTACCAGCTGGGCGCGTCGCGCGGCAACCCGGGCCAGGGCAATACGACGACCCGGgcaacgccgacggcaacCATACCTGTCCCAAGCTCAACCATACTTGTACCCAGCTCCAGCCTGGTTGTGTCTACCCCGACGCCATATATTCCGGCCGCGTCTCGAGCTGTTTCGACCCGACGGAAGCAGTCCCCGCCAGTCCCGAGCTCGAACGCACCTGCCCCAACCTACGCTCTGGAGCAAGTCCCAACAACCAACGAATACGTCGCCAAGGTCACCGTCACCAAATATGCAACTCAATGGGTGCCAAACCCGCCTGAGAAAACACCCTCGAGCGAAGTCGCTCCCCCAAGCCATGTTGCATCAACGCCTCCCCACGGGGCTAACCTTGGCGGCTTCAACGCGGAGGGCATCTATGTTGCAAAGCCCTGGACGGCTTAA
- a CDS encoding uncharacterized protein (COG:S~TransMembrane:3 (i108-127o196-217i229-247o)~EggNog:ENOG503P6QZ) has protein sequence MQTEHRGQSLELSLLASRTELVRASSWFMLAPGRWQGRRLVGRCSSSTTAGSFQRPDQLQTCNHASYLLLLLLPDRRIEARSQNTQATTQHSPSIMSSTLGLDASKNVSLFTIPIVFIATCLAPHAYAISSAGKTYDISNPRFFLPNVAKDESLDKTLRQRIIRAEGASQNGFENLGLFASGVVAANVAGVAAPEISALSVGYLVARLAYVVAYVHLGANRRLAPVRSLVYMASTGLLLAIWVRAGLKLMLQG, from the exons ATGCAAACGGAGCATCGAGGGCAGAGTCTGGAACTTTCTTTGCTTGCAAGTCGAACGGAGCTCGTGCGAGCGAGCAGTTGGTTCATGTTGGCGCCGGGGCGTTGGCAAGGCCGTCGGTTGGTTGggcgttgcagcagcagca CTACAGCTGGCTCCTTCCAACGCCCAGACCAACTTCAAACCTGCAATCACGCATCATACCTTCTCTTGCTCCTCCTACCCGACCGCCGAATCGAAGCTCGCTCACAAAATACACAGGCGACAACACAACACTCGCCATCCATCATGAGTTCTAcactcggcctcgacgcctccAAGAACGTCTCCCTGTTCACG ATCcccatcgtcttcatcgcgacgtgcctcgcgccgcacgcctacgccatctcctcggccggcaAGACGTACGACATTAGCAACCCGCGCTTCTTTCTGCCAAAcgtggccaaggacgagtCGCTCGACAAGACG ctGAGGCAGCGCATCatccgcgccgagggcgcctcGCAAAACGGCTTCGAGAACCTCGGCCTCTTTGCCAgcggcgttgtcgccgcaaacgtcgctggcgtcgccgcccccgagaTCAGCGCCCTCTCCGTCGGctacctcgtcgcccgcctcgcctaCGTCGTGGCCTacgtccacctcggcgccaaTCGCAGGCTCGCGCCCGTTCGCTCCCTCGTCTACATGGCCTCGACCGGCCTCTTGCTGGCCATCTgggtccgcgccggcctcaAGCTGATGCTGCAGGGATGA